TGGAGAGAGTATTTATTCAAAGAATGCTAAAAAATATGAAAAACCACCAATAGCAAAAATTGTGTGGATAGGTATAGCTATTTTAATTATTGCATGGGGACTTTTGGGTTTTTATGTTGTTCAACCGGCAGAACAGGCAGCAGTATTAAGGCTTGGAAAATTCTCTAAAATGGAAGGGCCGGGTCTTCATTGGCACCCTATAGGCATTGATAAAGTTTATAAAGAGAATGTACAAGAGCTAAAAACGACATCTTTAAAAAGAGATATGCTTACATCTGAAGAAAATATTGTGCATATTTCGTTTACTGTTCAATATCGCATCGCAAACTTAGAAAATTATTTATTTGCTAATAATGATCCAACTAACTTATTACAACAAGCTTTAGAAAGTGCTGTTAGACAGGTTGTTGGTGAAAATAAACTAGAGCAGATATTAACTACAAATAGAGCGGTTATTACACAACAAGTTAGAGAGGAAATGGAAGCATTACTTAAAACTTATAAGTCAGGAATTTATGTAAGTGAAGTGATTATGCAACCAGCTCAGGCTCCAGATGCAGTTAAAAGTGCATTTGATGATGTAATAAAAGCTAGAGAAGATAGGGAAAGGGCACAAAATGATGCTGAAGCTTATGCTAATAATATTATTCCAGTAGCAGAAGGTAAGGCTCAAAGGATTTTAGATCAAGCTAATGCATATAAACAAAAAATTGTGTTAGAAGCGCAGGGTGATATAGCACAATTTGAACATCTACTTCCTATTTATAAGAGTAATCCTGATATTGTTACTAACCAAATGTACTTTGATACGATCACAGAAGTTTTACAGCACAATAAAGTATTCCTTATAGATGGTGATGGTGCTAAAAACATCTTTTATGGTTTAGATAAAGCTCAAGAGAAAGCTTTGTTACCAAATTCAAATTCAAATGGGAGTAACTAAGATATGAATAAATTTGCAAAAATATTCTTAGTTTTAATTATTGTAGGAATTGTAGTTGGGCTAAGTACAAAGTTTATAGTAAAGCAAGGAACAGAATCAGTTCTATTAAGACTTGGTGAGTTAGTAACAGATAAAGATGGTAATGTAATTGAATATAAACCAGGTATCCATGTGAAAATTCCTTTTGTTGATACTGTTAAGAACTATGATATGAGAAATAGAATTTTAACAGCTGACTCAGCAAGGGTTGTTACAAAAGAGCAAAAAGATGTTCTTATTAATGCTTACGTTGTCTGGAAAATTGATAATATTTCTAAATTCTTTATAAGTACAAGCGGAGATGTGTTTAGAGCTGAAACTTTATTAAAACAGTTTTTAGAATCATCTTTAAGAGCAGAAGTGGGTAATAATGATATTCAAAGCCTAATAAATAATAATCGTGATAAATTAATGATTGCTTTAACAAAAAATGTTCAGGAGCAATCTAAGCAAATAGGCGTAACTATTATTGATGTGAGAGTTAAACAAATTGATTTACCGGATACAGTTACTGACTCTATTTATGAAAGAATGAAATCTTCTCGTCATAAAGTTGCAGCATCTATTAGAGCAGAAGGTTTGCAACAAGCTGAAAAAATTAAAGCAGCTGCAGATGCTAAGGTAACTGTAACAATGGCAGAAGCAGATAAAGAATCAAAAACTATAAGAGCTGAGGCAGATGCTAAAGCCGCTAAGATATTTACAGATTCTTATTCAAAATCTGTACCATTATATCAGTTCTTGAAAAGTATGAACTCTTATAAAGAAAGCTTTAATAGTGAGAATGAAGTTGTATTTATGTTGAAACCAAGTGGTAAATTCTTTGAAGGATTTAAGCTTGATAGTAAGCTAGCAAAAGATATACAACAGGCAAAGTAAGAGGGGTTTTATGAGCAAACAAATAAAAGTATTATTTATTTGTAAAGGAAATATTTGTAGATCTCCAACAGCTCATGGTATTTTTAGAGATTTGGTGAAAAAAGAATCATTAGAAAATGTTATTGAAGTTGCATCTGCTGGGACAAGCTCTAGAGAGTGGCATCATGAGGGTAATCCAGCTGATAAACGAGCTGTAAAAATGGCATCAATTTATGACTGTGATCTTTCAGACCTCATATCTGCACAATTAGAGTTAGAACATTTTGATGTTTATGACTACTTAGTTGTTATGGATTATGAAAATATTGATACTATGAAACTAATGTTTCCCCAAGCCAATTTTTCTAAAGTATCAAGATTACTTAAATATGCGCCAACTATTATTTTAGAGGAAGTTCCAGATCCTTATTATGAGAATAATTTTGAGAAAGTTTTTTTAATGATAGATACAGCTTGCCATGGACTTTTAGATCAAATAAAAAAAGAGCATAAGTTATGATAAATTATCAAAAAGCAAAGTATATAATGGGAGCAGCCAAATTTTCTCAGCTACCTGCAGATGTAGGTATAGAAGTAGCCTTTGCAGGAAGGTCAAATGCAGGTAAATCTAGTGCATTAAATACGCTTACTGGACAGAGAGGCTTAGCAAGAGTTAGTAAAACACCAGGAAGGACTCAATTAATTAATTTGTTTTGGCTTGATGATGAAAGAAGATTAGTAGACTTACCTGGGTATGGTTATGCTAAAGTTTCTGAGGTCATAAAGAAAGTTTGGCAAAAAGAAATGGAGTTTTATGTTACGGAAAGACAATGCTTAAAAGGGCTTGTGCTTTTAGTAGATTCTAGACATGAACTAAAAGAATTTGATTGTCTAATGATGGAAATGGCAATATCTTGTAATATGAACCTACATATTCTTTTGACTAAAGCAGATAAACTTAATAATAAAGAAAAAGCTGAGGCTATTACTATGGTTAAAAGCTTTCTAAAAAATTATAAATCAGCAGATAATATATCTTTCCAATTATTTTCTTCTATGAGTAAGCTTGGCTTAGATGAGCTTAAATCAAAATTAGACCAATGGTATATATAAATAAAAAAATTAATTCTCTTTATTTGTAATTAATATTATTATAGCTCTGATAATTAAATAATTTGAGGAGAAATTCTAATGAAGAAAGCTTTTTGGATAATGCTAGTAGCATTAATTATAGTATCAAGCTTGTTAGCTACATGTGTATATAAAAATTATACTAGATGTCATGTAAAGAGAGCTGAGATTACTAAAGCAGAGATTGATTCAGCTCAGAGTGCATGGGCTAATGGAATTATTAATATAGGTAAAACTTATCGTGATGGTGGGAATGTTAAGGAAGTTGCTGAAAATTTTTTAAAAGCGATGTATACATTTAACCAAAATGAATATATTTTCTTTAGACCAACACTAGCAGCTAATGAAGGATTTAGGCCTAATTTTGATAGCGCATTATCTTATTTCATTGGTAAAAATAACTTTAAAGCAGATTCTGGAAGAGTTGGAATAGCAGGAGATGAAGGCTTTGCTATTAAACCATGGACTAAAATTACATTTACAAATGATCAAATATTTAAATATGGTAGTCTAGCTATTGCTATGGGACATTATGTATTTACTGATGATAAAGGTAATGATACTAAAGTTGAATATACTTTTGTTTATAAGAAAGTAGGTAATAATATAAAAATATTAGTTCAACACTCATCTTTACCATTTGCTGCAACTAATTCATAGTCTTTTTGTCTTAATAAAAAATGTATTCATTTAGCTGAAAACAATTGAATCTATTAATTACTATAAAGTATATTTAAAGTTTAGTATTTATCTCTAGAGAACTAATTAGTGGAAAAAGTATTAGCGAATAAACATCCTAAAGGATTGTGGTTTATTATAGCGATTTATATGTGGGAGTATTTTAGCTTTTATGGAATGAGAGCTTTGCTAATACTATATCTAACACAAGAACTTCTGTTAGGTGATCATTATTCTTATGCAGTTTATGGAGCCTTTGCATCTTTGGTATATATGACTCCTATATTGGGAGGCTTAGCCGCTGATAGATTATTAGGATTTAGAACTGCAGTTATTATAGGCGCTATTTTAATGGCGTGTGGGCATATTATCATAGGTATAGATGGTAAAGATTTATTATTTTTAGGAATGTCTTTTATTATTTGCGGCTATGGCTATTTTAAAAGTAATGTTCCTTGCCTATTAGGACAGTTGTATGAAAAAGATGATCCTAAAAGAGATTCAGCATTTACATTACTATATTTGGGTGGAAATATAGGAAGTATATGTGCTCCAGTTGCTTGTGGTGTGGTTGCTAATATATATGGATGGGATTATGGTTTTGGGCTGGCTGGTGTAGGAATGCTATTTGGCTTAGCAATATTCTTATTGGGACGAAAATATGTTCCAAAAGTAAAGCCTGAAAAAATTTCTATTTTAGGTAACAAAAGTCTTGTTTGGTTTATTTTAGTTTTAACGATAATTATTATTTCAGTTAGCTATTTTGCTCTTAAAAACCAATATGAAATTTATCTAATTACTGCAACTACAATATTTAGTGTTATATGGTATATAAAAATAGTTGTTTCTACTGATATTAAGACACGCAAAACGCTACTTTTAACTATTCCTTTCTTAATTTTTGGTATTCTATTCTGGGTGTTTGATGAGCAAATGTTTACTTCAGTTGAGCTTTTCATCGAGAGAAATGTAGATACAACTTTATTTGGATATGACTTGCCTGCAAGTGTTTTTGTATCTATAAATCCATTATCAATTATTATTGGAGGTCTTTTTCTTGCATGGGTATGGAAAAGATTTAAAGCACTTGATGATGATTTTGGTAGAATGATCAAGTTTGTTTTTGGATTTATTCTTCAACTAATTTCTTTTGTTATTTTGATCTTTGCAGCTAAGGAAGCAACTATTTTAGGTAAGACTTCAGCTATATGGGTTATTATCTCGTTATTCTTCTTAGGATTATCAGAGCTTTTTATAGACCCTATAGCACTATCAGAAATTACGGGAATAAGTGATAAACAGCATTCTGGATTTTTGTCTGCAGTATATTTTTTATTTACAGGGAGTATTGCTGGATTTATTGCATCACGCTTTGCACAAATGGCAGCATTCAAAGATGTTACAACTTCAGATACAAATGAGTTAGTTACTCAAGCTAATCTCTTTTTGGGACTGTTTTCACATATAGCTCTAATTATAGTTGGTATGATAGTTTTTTGGTTTATTTTATCTTTAGTTATAAGAAGACTTAAATAAAGGTTATTAGTGACAAATAAAAAATGGATAAACAGCTATAATTTGACTGTTTAATTCTATCACTCTTGCAATATCTCTTTTAGCTGCAGGTATATTTAGTTCTTGAAATAGAATTTTAAGTTTATTTTCTTTATTTCTACCTATATAGCGACATTTGTCAGAAGGTTTTTTTTCTCTGACAATAATATCAGAGAAGTTTATATCAAATATATTATTAGCCTTTAACCAATTTATAACATTGTCTTTAGTTGGAGATGATGGTGAATAAGTATTATTTTGTTTTAAGATACTTAGCTTTCCATAAGTAAGACAGAGACTATAATTGTTTATAGAAACTTGCCATCCTGTAAGGGCAGTAGTATTTAATGCATTAATAATAGATTCTGTTTGGCTAGCCTTTAAACTAACTCCTGTATTTTCTTTAAACCAAAGGTGTAAAATATTTTCTTGTATATCAGTATCTTGATTTATTAATTTTTCTAATATTAGCTGCTTGTTTTCTAATATACTATCTAATTGTTTTTTTAAAAGTTTTGATAAAGTGTTATGATTTTTAGCACATAAGTTTGCCGATCTAGTTAAAGTTTGATTAATGCTAGGATTTATTTCTTTTAATAAAGGAACTATCTTATGCCTAATAAAGTTTCTTTGATATTTAATATCTTCGTTACTATCATCATCAACCCATGTTATTTTATTTTGATAAGCAAATTCTTCGATATCTTTTCTAGGAATATCTAGTAATGGTCTAAAAATATAACCATGATTTAGTTTTCTCAATTTAGGCATAGATGATAATCCAGCAGGACCAGCACCTCTGATAGCTTGGATTAGAAAAGTTTCAGCCTGATCATCTAAGTGATGTCCTAATATTAATAAAGGATTGTCAAAAGCAGACATTTGTTTTTCAAAGAAAGCCATTCTTTGGTTACTTGCCCAAGCTTCAAAACTTTCACCTTTAGGTGCCTTCTCTAGTTTATGTGAAATGAATTGTATATTTTTATTAAAACATATTGTTCTACAATGATTTTCCCAATTATCAGCATTATGATTAATCGCATGATTAATATGTATAGCAGTAATGGGAACATCATTAATTTTAGAAACAATTTCTATGATAACACTAGAGTCTATACCACCACTATAACCAATAAATATTTGTGAAGGCTTTAAATTTTGTATTTCTTTTATAATTGAAGAAAAAAACATTTTACATTAAGTATCTAGCTCTAATAGTCCCTTTAATATTTTTAAACTCTGCAACAAGCTCTCTAGCTTGATCAGAATTTGATTGGATGTCCATTACTACATATCCAACTTTTTCAAGGGTTCTAAGATATTGACCATCAACGTTTATATTTTTATCTGCTAATATTTGGTTTATTTTATTCATCATTCCAGGAATATTTTCATGGATGTGTAAAATTCTATGGCTACTAGCATGAGAAGGTAATGAAAGTTCTGGGAAATTAACAGCATTTAAGGTTGAGCCATTATCAGAATATTTAACTAATTTTGTACTAACTTCAGTCGCAATATTTTCTTGAGCTTCAATAGTGCTTCCACCAATATGAGGTGTTAAAAATACATTGTCAAATTTTGTTAATGGGCTCACAAATAATTCTTCTTTAGATGATGGTTCTTTAGGGAATACATCAATAGCAGCACCTTTTAATTTTTTAGTTTCTAAAGCGTTTACAAGAGCACTAATATCAACTACATTTCCACGAGAAGCATTTATCAGTATAGAGTTTTCTTTCATTTGCTCAAACTGATCTTTAGAAATCATATTTTTTGTAGATGGTAGTTGAGGTACGTGAAGAGATACTACATCTGATTTATTTAATAGTTCATTTAAGCTTTTTATTTGAGTAGCATTTCCTAAAGGTAATTTTTCTTCAACATCATAGAAGATAACATTTAAACCAACACTTTCAGCAAGAATACCTAATTGTGTTCCTATATGTCCATAACCTATAATACCTAAGGTTTTTCCTCTTACTTCATGTGCATGTTCAGCAGATTTTAACCAAATTCCTTGGTGAGTCTTAGCATTTTTATCAATAACATTTCTGATTAATAACATTGCTTCAGCAAGTACAAGCTCAGCAACACTCCTTGTGTTAGAAAATGGGGCATTAAATACAGGGATACCAAATTTTTGTGCTGTTTGTAAGTCTACTTGATTTGTTCCTATACAGAAACATCCTATAGCTGTAAGGTGATCGGACTTTTCGATAACTTCTTTAGTCATCTGAGTCCTTGATCTGATTCCTACAATTTTAAAATCTTTTAGTTTATCTATAAGTTCTTGTCCTTCTAGAGCAGTAGACATTACTTCAATATTTTCATATCCAGCAGCTTTAAAAGCATCGACAGCATTTTGATGGATTCCTTCTAATAATAAAATGGGAATTTTCTTTTTACTTAATGAAAGTTGAGACATTTTAGTCAGCCTCCTTAGACTGAAATTTTTCCCTTAATAGCAGGGTGATGTTCATAATTTTTAAACTCAAAATCATCATAGGTATATTCAAAGATAGAGTTCGGTTTGTTTTTAATTTTTAGAGTAGCTAGAGGTAAAGTATTTCTAGATAATTGCTCTTCTACTTGTTCAATATGATTATTATATATGTGGCAATCTCCACCAGACCATATGAACTCACCAACATCTAGATTACATTGTTGAGCAATCATATGTGTTAATAATGAGTAGCTTGCAATATTAAATGGTACACCAAGAAAAGCATCAGCACTTCTTTGGGTTAGCATGCAGGAAAGTTTTCCATTAGCTACATAAAATTGAAACATAGCGTGACAAGGCGGAAGGGCAGATTTACCTTTTGCTACATTTTCTTGAGGAGAGAGTTTTTCTGTTGGGATAGCACAAGGATTCCATGCGGATACTAGAATTCTTCTAGAATTAGGATTGTTTTTTAGCATTTCGATTACTTCAGCTATTTGATCAACTCCTTCACCATTGAAGTCTCGCCATTGCTTACCATAGATGGGTCCTAACTCACCGTCTTCAGTTGCCCATTCATTCCATATTCTTACTTTATTATCATTTAGATATTTAACGTTAGTATCGCCACTTATAAACCAAAGTAGTTCATGAACTACGCTTGGCAAATGAATCTTTTTTGTAGTAACTAATGGAAAACCTTTTTGAAGATCAAAACGCATTTGATAGCCAAAAATACTAATAGTGCCAGTACCTGTTCTATCACCTTTTAGTACGCCATTTTCTTTAATATATTTCAGGAAATCTAAATATTGTTGCATAATTTATTCTTCCTATTTCTTAAGTAAACAAATATTAAAATAACAATCCCGAGAATAATCATTGGTAATGATAGGATTTGCCCCATAGTTAACCAGTTTAGCCAAATATATCCATATTGTGGATCTGGTTGTCTAAAGAATTCACATATAAATCTAAAAGCACCATATAAAGTTAAAAACATTCCTAGAACATAGTATCTAGGTTTTGGTTTTATCGTGGTAACCCAGAGAACAGTAAATAGTACAACGCCTTCTAATAAAAATTCCAATAACTGGGAAGGGTATCTTGGTAGTGGGCCACCTGTTGGAAAAAGCATTCCAAAAGATGAGTCTGTAACTTTACCCCAAAGCTCACCATTTATAAAATTACCAATACGTCCAGCACCAAGACCAATAGGAACCATGGGTCCAAAAAATTCAGCAAGATCAATGAAGTTTAGATTATGTTTTCTTGAGTATAACCAGAAAGCCAGCATAACTCCTATAAAGCCACCATGAAAAGACATTCCACCATCCCATACATAAAACATACTTAAAGGATTATGAATGTATACAGGAAGATTATAAAAAATTATATAGCCAATTCTACCACCCAATACCACACCTAAAGCAATATAGAAGATAATATCTCCAACCTGCTCAGGTTTAATAATTGAATTTGGTTTTTTTGCTCTATAGACGCCTAATATCCATCCAGCAGCAAAACCAAAGAGATACATTAGCCCATACCAGTGAACCTTTAATGGACCTAGACTTATAGCTACTGGATCTATATTTGGATATTGTAGCATTTTTGTTTAGATTCCTTTTATAAGATAGATTGAGAGTCAAAATCTACAGCTGGTGAGTAGTTTATGAAATCATCTTTAGCTTCAGATTTTTGCTCTTCTTTATTTTGTTTAGCCTTAGCTCTTTTTTGTTTATTTGCTGGCTTATTAGTTTGTTTATTATTCTCTTCAGAGTTTTTATTTTCTAACTGAGGATCTTCTTTAGAGACATTTTCATTTATATCATTTTCTATAATGATTGTTTCATTATTTGGAGTTTCTACTATCTCTTCTTTAATCTCATTAACAAGTTCTTGTTGCTGTTGATTTTCTTCAATAGCTTGTTCTACTATCTGATTTTGTTCAGCTAGAAGAGATTTTTCTAGTTCTTCAGTTGAAACAATATCAAATTTTAGATACTTTTCAGTCTTTGATTTTTCTATAGTAGTAATTTTTTCAGAACTATTATCTTTTAAATTATCATAGTTTTCTAAAACATCTTTTACCATCACAGAAATAAACTCTTGAGGGTTTTTAGATATAACTTTTTTTACATTACTAATCTCTTCTTGTTTAGCTTGTTCTTTGTATTTAAGTTTAGTTATATCTACAACTTCTTCAGCATTATTTATACTTATGTTATTGCTTCTATTGTTATTGTTGTTTCCATTCCCATTATTATTTCTTCTATTATTAGGAGATTTTTCAAAGTTGTCATTTTTCTTATTCTTATTGAAAGGCTTCTCACTATTATCTCTTTGAGTTTTATTATTGTCGTTTTGTTTTTTATCATTTTTTTGGGAATTATTGTTATTATTACCATTTTCATTTCGGTTATTTGTATTATCTTTTTTCTCAAATTTATTGTTGCTTTGAGTATTTTTTGGAGTTGACTTTACCTCTTCTTCTTTTCCAAAAATAAGACTAGACAGCTTTGATAAAAATCCTTTTTTCTTTTGAGCTGTAGCTACGACTTCAGGCTTTTTCTCTTCAATTTTTTCTACTTTTGGTTGCTCAACTTTTTCTTTAACAGAATGAGAATGCTCTTCAGCTGCTTTAATTAAATTAGTTGCAGCTACTTCTTTTTTAGGAGCTTTAGGAATTTCTAGATTGAAAACATCTTCTATAAGCTCAGAACTTGTTTTATTTGATTTGTAACTTGATCCCCATATTCTTTGCATTTGGAACTTAGGAGATTCCATATTGAAGTTAGGAATTATCATGACTTTAACATTTGATATTCTTTCTATTTCTAGAATACTTTCTCTTTTTTCATTAAGAATATATGCAGCAATATCTACAGGAACTTGAACTCTAATTTCATTTGTATCTTCTTTGATTGCTTCTACTCTGATTTTTCTTAAAATTGTAAGTGCTGTAGCTTGAGTAGTTTTTATGAAACCATGACCTTCACAACGAGGACATTTTTGCATTACACTTTCATTTATAGAAGCATTTAATCTTTGTCTAGAGATTTCAACAAGGCCTAATTTAGATATTCTAGACATTTGAATCCTAGCTTTATCTTGTTGCAAAGATTCCATTAATTTTTCTTCAACTTGCTTTCTATTAGGAAAGAAAGACATATCAATGAAGTCAACTATAATCAGTCCACCAAGATCTCTAATTCTTAATTGTCTAGCAACTTCTTCAGCAGCTTCTAAATTTGTTTTAAATGCTGTTGTTTCAACATCTTCAGCCTTATTTGATCTAGAAGAGTTTACATCCACAGCAACCAATGCTTCAGTTGTATCTATTGCAATGGAACCACCTGAAGGAAGTCTGATTTCTCTCTTATAAGCATTTTCAATTTGTTGATCTATACTGAAGCTTGTAAAAAGAGGGATTTCTTCATCGTAAAGTTTTACTTTATTGATATCAAAATTTTGTCTTAATAGAGAAAGCTGTCTTTTAACATCTTCAAAACATTCTTTAGAATCAACTATGATTTCTTTAACGTCTTCTTTTAAATTATCTCTTACTGTTCTGACAATAATGTCACTTTCTTTGTGTAAAAGAGTAGGTTTTTTTATTTTATGGTACGCTTTGTTTATAGAATCCCATAGCTCTTGAAGATTATCAAAATCATGTTTTAGTTCTTCAAAAGAACATTCTACACAAGCTGTTCTAGCTATAACACTCATGCTTTTTGGAATGTTTAGCTGTTTTAAGTATTTTTTAAGAGTTTCTCTATCGTCACCCTCAACTCTTCTAGATATTCCGCCACCATCTGGATTATTTGGTAATAAAACCATATAAGATCCAGCTAGAGCTATAAAAGTTGTAAGAGCAGCGCCTTTGTCTCCTCTTTCTTCCTTATCTATTTGTACTAGAAGCTCTTGACCTTCTGTTAATAGGCTAGCTATATTATCACCATTTTCATTTGGAGTATCTTTGAAATAATATTCTGATATTTCTTTAAAAGGTAAAAAACCATTTTTCTCTTCACCATAACTTACGAACACTGCATTTAAGCTTGGTTCAATTCTTGAGATGTAGCCTTTATAAATGTTAGCCTTTTTCTGTTCTCTATCAATACTTTCAA
This region of Francisella frigiditurris genomic DNA includes:
- a CDS encoding Rne/Rng family ribonuclease translates to MKRILINSKSSEETRIATLDNGKLIDLDIESIDREQKKANIYKGYISRIEPSLNAVFVSYGEEKNGFLPFKEISEYYFKDTPNENGDNIASLLTEGQELLVQIDKEERGDKGAALTTFIALAGSYMVLLPNNPDGGGISRRVEGDDRETLKKYLKQLNIPKSMSVIARTACVECSFEELKHDFDNLQELWDSINKAYHKIKKPTLLHKESDIIVRTVRDNLKEDVKEIIVDSKECFEDVKRQLSLLRQNFDINKVKLYDEEIPLFTSFSIDQQIENAYKREIRLPSGGSIAIDTTEALVAVDVNSSRSNKAEDVETTAFKTNLEAAEEVARQLRIRDLGGLIIVDFIDMSFFPNRKQVEEKLMESLQQDKARIQMSRISKLGLVEISRQRLNASINESVMQKCPRCEGHGFIKTTQATALTILRKIRVEAIKEDTNEIRVQVPVDIAAYILNEKRESILEIERISNVKVMIIPNFNMESPKFQMQRIWGSSYKSNKTSSELIEDVFNLEIPKAPKKEVAATNLIKAAEEHSHSVKEKVEQPKVEKIEEKKPEVVATAQKKKGFLSKLSSLIFGKEEEVKSTPKNTQSNNKFEKKDNTNNRNENGNNNNNSQKNDKKQNDNNKTQRDNSEKPFNKNKKNDNFEKSPNNRRNNNGNGNNNNNRSNNISINNAEEVVDITKLKYKEQAKQEEISNVKKVISKNPQEFISVMVKDVLENYDNLKDNSSEKITTIEKSKTEKYLKFDIVSTEELEKSLLAEQNQIVEQAIEENQQQQELVNEIKEEIVETPNNETIIIENDINENVSKEDPQLENKNSEENNKQTNKPANKQKRAKAKQNKEEQKSEAKDDFINYSPAVDFDSQSIL